AGGGCCGTGACTCTCTTAGACCAGATAGAAGGGACGTAGTCTCTGTTCTGGAGCTGCCAGTAAAAGGAGAAGACCCTATGGAGGTCTATAGCCAGACAGCTGCAGTTATAAACCACCACCCCCAACTCCTTCCTCTGTGGAGAGATGCAGggaagagacggagggagaggaggaggcaatgTGGTTGACAGTGTGGTTATTAAAGAGAGAATTAGTGTGTTGACTGGGCGGCTGAGGGACTCCTCAAACAGACTAGCTATATGCACTATAAGTGAATACTTGTCTGATGAAAACATAGTTTGTTTCAGTGTATTGTGTTTGTGGACTATATACCTGTTCATTTCAGCTGACAAAGACTGCTGACAGCTCATTATTGCATGCTCAGGACCTTGAGACATTTCTGTTCTCTGCCGACATTTCTGCTAGAGTGTGTAGATTTCTGTTGtcttgcactgtgtgtgtgtttggttgtgtgtgtgcggttgtgtgtgtgtgtgtgttttgactcCTCATTGGCCAATATGTTAATTACATTCAATGGGAGTTCTACCACCAGCTGGCATTAGGGCATGAAAGTGCCAGGTAATCATTTCTCTAATCACTAATGGACTAGATCAGGGTTTGCCAAACCCGGTCCTGGGGTCcaccctgggtgcacgttttggtgtttgccctaacaccacacagctgattcaaataatcaaaggttgatgatgagttggttatttgaatcagctgtgcagtgctagggcaaaaacctaaACATGCACCCAGGGGggacccaggaccgagtttggaaaaCCCTAGACTAGAACTGGTACCTTGGACAGTGATCGCCAGTCCATGCTGGCACTGCCAATGAACACATGCCTCCTATCAACAACCCAGAAATTGGAGTGCAGTCCGCCTCTGGTCAGAGCTGACATATTCACAAAGCCAACCTCGGCACCTGAGGGGGGAAAGGAAGTCAGGGAAGAAGAATACTGGAGGGAGCAGTAAAGTGCCTTGCTGAAGGGCACAACCTCCAGACAAACATTTAGGCTTCTAAAGCCCTGTCTCTATTGGCCCCTTAAATCACGGCCACATTCGAGAAGAAAGGCCAATGTGGCCTGTGGCTGTCAGAAAGACGTACAGGCAGCCTTGAAGCCCAATTTGACAAGGAAGCAGTTAAGTTGGATCCATTTGCACATTCATGTTGTTTGACCTTGTGGACTTAAGTTTGCCGGAGAGCTCAAGGAGTGAGAGTGGAGCTCATACAGTGATGGATGTTATAGAAAACGTTGTACAAACTGGGGGGTTCGAGccctaaatgctgattggctgacagaggtggtatatcagacagtataccacgggtatgacaaaatgtTATAGAAAGCGCTGTATCTGCTTTCCTTAAGATAAATATGAGACATTGTAGCCTACAGATGTAGGGTCTAAATTTGAGTAAGTTTGCTACAgcgggaaaataatcctgcagcaagagaaaatgtgaattattatgtgattataattaatgaacatttttgtaggggttgatatattttttgttagggcaaatcaagtctgaattttcaaagtggaaatgatcaactttagaagccttttaaaaactCAAATTCACTACAGGTTTGCATTTCTGCCGGGCAGGAAAATTCTCAAAGACAAAATAGTGATtcaattaagatcttacatccgTATGCGTAATTGAGCACACACAGTTCTATAGGCCTTCAAAGAATAATACATTGCTGTTTTTGTATATTATGTGGAGTGATATGAATGAAGTGTCACTTACCATGCTCTGTTAGTTTCTGCAGTTCAGCAGAGTCTGTGAGACTGCTGGCAATCTTCAATTTAACCTCCCGAGTCTTGAGGTTGAGCAGTCTCTGGAACAGGAGCTGGCCCTGAGACATAAAAGGATATGTACCTTATGACTGTTATTATTCCCTCTGCTCTGTGAATGTCCTTATCCAAAGACTGTTGCAGGTTTTGTGTGGCTTAGTATCAATTTCTGCTGCTGGGCGCAATGCTGATATAATGGAATAGCACTTTGCCAAAGTAGAACATTTGTTTTATATAGTTTTATAGTTTGCGATATatgatgatgaagaagaagaagtagaataAGATGAAGAAGTAGAAGTGGAATTCTTGTTACATGATACCTGTGTGTCAGAGTTGGGCCATGTCTCTTGGTCCCATGAGTTGAGGTTCCAGACAGGAGATACCACCTCCACTGAGTGCTTGGCCTGGTCCAACAGGCTGTTGAGGCCTGTGGTGAGGGGAACGTGGGTTGTACCATCTACGGAAAGGGGGAGGTCCTCCGGAATGTTCTCCACAAGGACAATGCTGATGAGAAAGCATGCAGTTTTAATCATCATTTCAGATCTCTGAAATCGATGATGCAGACATCTATGGTCTATGTTTACGATAGCATCTTAGGGCCTTGGAAGATTTTGACTCCTGTCAATATGACAATGTTGTAGGCTATATCTATAGCTGTACTTGTTACAGATCGGTAGCCCTGCAGGCAGTTTAGGACCTTTTGTTGTAGGCTATATCTATAGCTGTACTTGTTACAGATCGGTAGCCCTGCAGGCGGTTTAGGACCTTTGTAATGACTTTCATTTAGCTAGCGCAAGTATTTGGTTCTAGGTTCCTTGATTATAGTTCCTGTACCTCTTACCGACAGTGTCTGTTACAGTTCTCTTCTGTGATTCCGTCTTCGTCCTCCCACCAGATGTCTACAGCGGAGAAGGTGAGAGCCACCAGCACAGCGAAGCAGCACAGCAGAGCAAAGATGGCTATGCACTTCTGCTGAGACTGGAAGACAGGGAGGAACACACATCATGATCATTagacaccaaacagaagaaaatagAATGAAATATGGATGACTAAAGTGGACTTCTGTCAGgactgaaagacagagagacaaacacaacacatcaaatcagggttgtgttcattaggcagcaAACAGACTGAAACATGGATGGACAGgtcatttttgttttctgttgcaaaatacTTAGAtatggtgtgccctaatgaatacgaccctggaGGTATCCAATAGGTAGcacaaatacttgttttccattgcaaaataATTTAAAAGGTATGCCCTAAAGAACATGATCCACATCAACCCAGTAATCAGTTGTAACGTTTCCTGAGTGTAATTAAAAGGAACCTCAATGGAGATATTGAATGCGCCTCCACCTAAATCTCAATCTGTCCCCTtgtcatttgtttacatcccagaTTATGACTAATAAAAATGCAGCCAAGGGAGCAAAACTGACAACGAACCGTTTTTGAAAGGAACCTCAATGGATTTACTAAATGCTCCTCAATCTCTTCTTTCCTGATTAGGACTAATCTCAGCCAAGAAGCAAAACTGACTAGATGAACTATTGACAAGTCCATTAGGTCTCAGGTGTTACACAACAAGAAAATCATTCTTCATTAGATTTGAAAATCAATCATCAATACAATTGATCAGCAGTCAGGATTTAACGAATCGACAACCCAAATAGAACGTCATTGGACTGTGTAATCAGACATCAGATGTGACAGAGGAAGGTATGGTCCATATTTAAAGCAGGCATTGAGTGTGTCTGAGCCGGACAGTGGAAGTAATCAATTCTCATTGGAGGTTGCGAAGCACATTTCCTCGGCTGCAATCCTCCGGTGGCCAGCTCCAGGCATGGGCTGAGAATGTACTATGCTAGTTTACGGTCTAATGGTAATATATTGAATATTGATGGTGGATGTCCTATTCTAGAGGTCCTGCCATCCTCCCACACACGATACAGTATATGCTGTAGTGGAACACTTGAGTTTAGGTTGGAGAGGGAAGGCTGTTATAATGCTAAGAAGAAGCTGAGGGGACAAGGGAAGTGGAACAGTCTTCCTGTAATGAATagtcagggagaaaaaggtgtagattcccGCGCAGAGCACGGCAGGTGTTTTATTTCGCCTTCgtagaaggcaggaatcgtggtcaaAGGCAGGCAATGGGCATAAACAGGCAGGAGAaacaaaactaggactgaaggctataactggttctcacaaacgagctaggaaaaggcttCGTAGAGTCAAAACGAACAGTACcgcacaaaggcacaaacagaatgaatggaactaaataaggagctgatgagaccaggtgagtaactcacacaggtgaaatcaatgaacaaaaattaaagacagggctatgttcaagaacacaaagacactgggctacgttcaagaacacaacgaaacagaacacgaggttgactaagaaaataaatgcAGAACCTTACACTTCCAAACCAAACTGAAGGCAAATTTGATTCACAGTAAAACGATGTTtaaaggaaagaaagaaggaaaacaCTGTTCTATTGAAGTAAAAGAACAGGGACTTAGGTATGTAGGGCTTTTCTACAGCTGCCCTACGCCCGCCTGAATTGGTCAGGCGCATCAGAGCTGAAAGGATTTTGCTCAACCTTAAACCGGCTACTTTGCTGTATTGACACCGTGTACTACTTTATGGGGTCTTTTTGTTGTCTGTTTAAAATCCTTACTTAGTTCAATGTATGTATTGTAACACTATGTGTAGTAGATGTAAATGACATGTTTAATAGTATAAATGTTTTATAGCAACTTCGGTTTCAGACGTGGGGAGGACATCattattgtatatattttttgtatatatttatatatatatatatattttttacccagTCAGATAAACACTCTAAACAGCCTACGCGATCACTCGGAGGCATGCTCATGGTCCTAAAACACGCCGTTGCcatgttttgtatcacattccaatgataaaactgggagGGCAAAAATGCAAATTCagaatgttggggggggggggggggggggacatgcccaagtgaaagttgcacccctgagTGTAAGTATCTATTTTATACAACAGTATTGTGTCTTGAAGACACATCCCCTTGAGGGAAAGTAAAGAGAACATTTTTCTTCTTCCTTCTCCTATGGGTTTGATGTATGTAGCTTTAATTGAGGGCAGATCTCTCAGAATACAGATCTCTCTTCTGAGAGGTATTCTCAAGAAGTccctattttttttcttcatttaaaAGTGCGGGCCGTCAGTTTTGTTTCGCTTAGCTCGGCACTCCTGCAATCTCATTCTCTCGGTTGTTTGGCCCTTTGGCACGACTGTTGACGGCGCCTGTCTCAGTGTTGCGCTGTGTGTGGCTGTCACCATCACACTAtgtattctctttctctctttttttctcccatTTTGTATTTGAATCAACATCCTCCCTTGGCCCCTGTCAGCTTGTCTACTGTCTTTGGGTGAGGGAGCTTTGGCCTGAACACTTCTTCcacaactgtattttttttaaagattctaTGCAGTCAAGAATTTGCTACCAGTACAACCAATAAAACTTCTGACAGCTAGATTTAGTATTTACATCACCATCCCGCTCTGGCCCCTTGTCAGCTTGTTTAGTGCCTTAGGGTGAAGGAGCAGTGCAAATGTCCCCCTTTTTCCAGCAGCCTTTTAGCAGTCAGAAATTTACCATCGTTCACAACCTATGAAACTTTTGCCAGTGAAGCAAAACAAAGACTTGTCGAAGTCAGAAAACAATACAACTTTTGACAGCTAGTGAAACAAAAAGTGTCACTCCTCAGCAATAACATGTTGAGAATGGCCAGTCCACATAGAAAAATATTGTCAAGTCAATTTCAAACCCGGCcatcatctactctcctctctgtctgtcgcgAGCGCTCATGCGGAACGAAGGAGAAACAGCCCGGATGCACTTTGCACGGATGCACTTTGTCTGTCGCGCCAAGGGAACGAGGGAACCGCTCCTCCCTTCAATTAATTTAACCGAGTCAAAGACCTCGCCACGTTTCGCTGGTGTTAATACCCATAGGGAAATTCATCCGCAATAAATACAAGCCAGACCAGTCAGACCTTTCACAGAAACTATCCCGGCATAAACCCAGAATTTCATTTTCTGGCATTTTTAATTCCACAGCAACATGTTAGTTAATTATATAATTTATAAAACACTATTCTCTGTGACCAATTGTATCTGTATGCAACTAATTACAAGTAAAGCCTACTCTTCTGGATATtataatcaaccaatcaaatctcATGATCAAGCATTCAAATCGCAGCGAGAAAAGTTATGCAACCGAAATGAGCCAGTATGTTCTGTAAGGACATTAACACCCAATTCTGTATAATATAATGAATAATAATATACACAAATCATTCTAAAGAATAAAAAAGGAAGGTGATGAACGAATACATCATTGGTAAATCTCAAACTCACCTTCATAGGCTCCTGTGGCTGTGTAGTTGGTGCTGCCATGAGTCCTTTAAACTTCACACACCTGGTCATCTAACGGTTAATCACATTAGACATTCTCCAATCTCAGTGACCTCGTAAACCACGACCCTGTCCTCGTAAACCATAACCATGACCCTGTCCTCACAGTGTCCCCTTGTCCTCATAATGCTGTTGCTCTGGTCCCGACGGTGTGTGTGATGCGTGGTGTAGTCCGAGGTCTGTCCCGGTAAGCCCTGACATGGTCTCTCCACTTCCTCTCTGGCTCTTCCTTTGTGTGCTCTTCTACTCTGTCCacagtgaaagtgtgtgtgtgtttggatgtgtgtgtgtgctctctctactaccctccaCACTGacagaggcagagcgagagatagagTAGGAACAGGACTGTGCCCACCCCTTCAGTCCAAACATCCAATGTGaaagccctccctccctccctccctccctccctccctccctccctccctccctccctccctccctccctccctccctccctccctccctccctccctccctccctccctccctccctccctccctcccctattcTTCCTTCCAAcccactcctctcccttcctttctTCCTTCTTACCTGCCCTGTGAAGCAAAACTCAACCGGCAGAAAGCAAATGGACCTTGCTAGGGACGAGAATGAAATCCCCAAACATACCCATTGGGTACCTACCCACATACCCACTGGGGagaaactaaagaaacatacccactgggtatagggcagaaactaaagaaacatacccactgggtatagggcagaaactaaagaaacatacccactgggtatagggcagaaactaaagaaacatacccactgggtatagggcagaaactaaagaaacatacccactgggtatagggcagaaactaaagaaacatacccactgggtatagggcagaaactaaagaaacatacccactgggtatagggcagaaactaaagaaacatacc
This sequence is a window from Oncorhynchus kisutch isolate 150728-3 linkage group LG1, Okis_V2, whole genome shotgun sequence. Protein-coding genes within it:
- the LOC109886479 gene encoding inactive phospholipase D5-like → MTRCVKFKGLMAAPTTQPQEPMKSQQKCIAIFALLCCFAVLVALTFSAVDIWWEDEDGITEENCNRHCRIVLVENIPEDLPLSVDGTTHVPLTTGLNSLLDQAKHSVEVVSPVWNLNSWDQETWPNSDTQGQLLFQRLLNLKTREVKLKIASSLTDSAELQKLTEHGAEVGFVNMSALTRGGLHSNFWVVDRRHVFIGSASMDWRSLSKRKELGVVVYNCSCLAIDLHRVFSFYWQLQNRDYVPSIWSKRVTALYGKDNPVTLYLNDTEVTAYVSTSPDLFCPKNRAKDIDVIQHVMQEAKLFIYISVTDYLPLLTRRSGGSLVSRYWSPIDEMIREAVVLRGVKVRMLISFWKQTHPLTFNFIMSLKSLCMELANCSLEVKFFSRREQMANSQPGVNHNKYMVTDSAVYIGSHDWVGSEFVYNAGTGLVIKPTQTLKERGATILEQVKAVFERDWHSRYAKTLQASNRTPEGSKYSNLHYNQRSSV